ctgcaaagaaaaacaagtaaatgcatattATAGGAGTGTCTGAACTGAGATGCTGGTACCTGTGGCTGAGCTATAGGGAGCCAGCAATGGTTCTATACTGatctaaaaacagcagcatgtacTAGAGCAAGGGTACTGTAATTCTCAGTACCAAGAGATTCTCCCTTATTGACACCAGCCTGTCAGGTGGTAACCTGACAAGCAAAGCAGGCCTTCCACATATCTGAAAGGTTACCTGCTTCAGTTCTTTTGGATGAGAAGGGAGGGACTATAGCCTTTAAATCCTTAAAGAAGCCCCTATTGTCAGAGATCACCATGGCTAGGAGCCAGCTCTGAAAGACAAGTATTTGATCTAGCTGTTTCTCTTACCTGATATGACTTTCTTTGCCAATTCCTCTCAGCACAACAGACTGAGCAAAACAGCAGCTGTCCTTTTGCTCCCCACATGAAGACAATGGTGTCCATGGCACTGCAAGCTGGTAGCTGCACAAAGCATCTGGGAGAGACTGACCATATGATATAGGAAAGGGCACAGCAGCTCCTGCAGCCACAACCTGAGAGCCAGAGGGAGAACAGGCCAATAGAAATGTTGGTAATAATTTGAGCTTAGTTTTATCTGGGGATCAGGGGGGACTTGTGCAAGAGATCTGTATTCAAAACTACCAGCAGACATTGATGCAGCATGTTATATAACATCCACATGCACAGAGGCTCAATTTATAGGCAAGAGGAAAGATTCTGCCAGTGAGAGGTATGAAACAGAATAGCTATAGTAACACATTCACCATATTACTTCTATCTTACACCAATGAGCACAGTGAGGCTGGAAGGGCTGAATGATAATGATTTTCTTAGAAGAACACTACCTttctcccagagctgttaaaTGCATCAGCAAGCTGTACCATGGAGAACTGGGAGGAATGGAGTCTGTATGGAACACTGAAGGTATCCATTGCTGTTGCCAAGATTGCACTGCTATGAAAGTTTAGAGAGGCCTACAGAAGAACAATTAAACCACAGCAAAGTTACAGGAGGAAAAGGTCATTTAAGATTGAATTTCAGATTGTTCAGTTCCTTAACCAAACCAACTAAACCTGTTTCAGAGCAAAACAGCCCAGAGGACACAAACTGATGTTACATTTTAAAGCCTGAATAACTTGCTGACATTCATTCAGTAGAAATCTGTtaataaaaaaattgctattgCTGATTACCTCATTAGTAATTTCTCCAATGACACAATTTAGTGTTATGGTCATCCCATATATTCTGctgtgcattccctctggggggttCAGGTCACTGACACCACATCCTAGAATCTACAAAGTTTTGAGCTTTCTGCAATTCAACTAGCATTGTAAGAAGCTGATTAAATCAAAGTGCAATGAGCCAGTGTCAGCCTGCAATTACAACTTTGCACCAGTTTAGATTTCCTGTGCAGTTACCCATATGCATTAGCTCCAGCCTTGGACTGAACCAGTTAAACAAGAGTCGAGACTCTGCAAACTGAATTCAATTATGTGAATGAATCCATCTTAGTCCTGTAACTAGAGTCCTGCAAATCTGTGGCTACCCGCTTTATATCTGCAGACTATGCTTGCCGATCATGTAGgcatacaaattttgtatctatgCAGGGCTCTACCTACAACACAAGGTAAGTGTGTGAAACAATTCAGCAACCTACAATTATTACAACTAATGTTGTAAAGGGCCATAACCCAGAGTTAAAATGGAGAGTGCAGTAAATGGCAGCACAGGTAATTGAAATGTAGGCTCATGTGCGAGCAGAAAACAGCTGGTAAATAATTGAGGCCTGTCAGTAATCTAAGGGTTATTAAACAGATCACCACAGTCACTGGACAGACCAGAACTAAGGGGGCTGTAGGTTTAAAATTGAGGAAATATACAGTGATGGAATTATGTAATCAACTTCAAATGTTAGGGATGGGATTAAGCAGGTTCCCCAAGACAAACTATTATTTAGAATTTCCCTCTATATAGAGCATAGCTTGATTTTTTAGCATGGGAGGATTTAGCCCTTCTTGCACAAAGTTCTGACAATACAGAATATACACACTAGTGTGGTCAGCCTTTCCAGACAAAGAGTTCCCAAAAGCTTCCAGTCTGTCTGCACAGTCAGTGACAGTGTATACTCACATCATAATGTACATATGGGAGTGTAACAGGGGCTTCTGGTTTGAGTCCCAGACTTCCATTGAGTGACAGTGGGCAAAAGAGTGAGCTGTGACTGGAGAGATGGACAATTCCCAGGACTGTGTTCATCAGCCtgtaaaaatccttccaggacACCTGCAGACAAAAGATGCCAAAAaatccacacagctctgcttggCACTTAAACAATTTAGTAATTAAACATAATGCCCCCCAATTAATCTGCCTTGGCCTTAGGTTCCTTTGGAAGTAAAAGTGCTATGCCAGGCAGATAGAAGGGCAGCTACTGTTGCAGTACCCACTGCATTGAGATGCTCTTTTGATCAACCCTCTTCCTTCTCAATATCGGGTTTACAGGAAGCAGTCTGAGTCAGAATGTGTGCACTAATGTCAGGAGATCAGGCAGAGTCTCTTCCCACTGCACACTTACCCCAACGTTATCAATGACTGGAGTCAATCCCCATGTCAGAATTCCTCTCCCTGAATACTCATCATGGAGAAGTTCTGTCACCTTAGCTCCAACTCCAGAAAATCCATTGTTCAAGTCACAGAGAATCTGAAAACCCTATACCAAAAGGGACAAATAGTATTTGAATTTCTACCAAAAGTTCAATTGGCAGAGTTCCCCAACCAGGTCAGGTTAATGTAACCCCATGTACCTGCAGATAATCACACTCTTCCACGTAGAAGTGCAATCTATCTTCCAGCTCCTCTAGGTAAGTGGGGTCATGCAGGAGGCTTTCCCCTTGTCCAAAGGCTTCGAGTTGACTGGACTCCCTAACAGAAGGGACAAAGTGAGCATCTAACTCCACTCCCTCTTTCTGTGTCTTTTAGCACGTATCCAGTTAGGCTGATCCCTAAGTTACAGTCAGCAGCTGTGCCCCTTCGTGCAGCtaccactttgcctcagtttgcaTTTGAAGTGAAATAGACATACCCATCATCGTTGTACTGATTTATCATGAAGATGCTTCTAGGATGCAGACGCACTCGGAGGTAATCAGACCAAACCCGCACACTGCCTTCCAACTGGTGACCCTTTTGGGAAACATGCAACTGTGTAGGGAGCTGAGATACATCTGCAAGAAGAACATTTACAGATAAAAGGTTCAGGTCAGAGGGTCCTTCCAACACTCAGCTTCTAATAACCCAGACAGTGGGGATCACAGGGCTCTCTGCtaaagtgttttttattttaaaccaagCTCCCAGTACTTTACCCATAATTCTCTTGGTAACCAACTAACCTAGTCCCAAACTTATTTCCTTTGCCCTTCACACCATGGCATTATTCCAAACCCCTGCCTGTCACAGACTCATAGCAACAGAATAGCACTGTGATAAGACTACTACCTGTGTGTAAAATTATACTTTGTGCTAAATAGAGTGCTGTAGAGCTGAATACTAGCATACAAAACCAACCAATGGAGGAAAGCAGCCACAGGACGGAGTATGATGAATTTGGACTTAAaataggagagattaataagactgggacttttcaatgggtttaaaacaaaaggaagtatttcctcCCATCACGCActgtcaacctgtagaactctttagcagaggctgttgtgaaggccaagactgtaactggatttaaaaaaacctagataaatttatggaggataaattcatccatggctattagcctcagttttgccagaagctgggaatgggcaacaaggatggatcatttgattattacctgttctattcattccctctgaagtccctggcattggccacttttgggagacaggatattgggctagatggacctttggtttgacctagAATGGCCTTTCTTACattctttaatcaaaattaatctCTTGATTGACTGCAATGATGTCCCTTCCCCATTTCACTCGCTTTACAATTCTCTATTTCTGTAATCTTTGACCTAGACAGACAGGCATGGAAGACTTACACACCTTTACTGAGAGGAAGAGCTCTGGGACTGAAGTCTCCATCAGAGGACATGCCTCCCTGCAATAAAAAGCCCCAGAGACAGGTTTTACTATGGCTTTGCCTCACCTGTAAATGGGTAGCAGGGCAATATAGTGGGATGGGGCTCTGAACATTGTTCTACATCTGGGCTTCTATGCTATGCTGTACAGTTCATAAAGTCTCATTCATTTCTCTAGTAATTTTATCCGGAATGACCGCAAAGTGGTTCACACAAACAGCAGTACTGTGATGCAGGCAACAACTAGTATAACGCATGCTGCAGGGCACTAGGGGAGGAATGCAGTCTTAATCAAGGACACCAATGGTAGATGTTCAGCCTGAATTTGTAGGCCAACTGCCAAGCTACAGGGATGTGTTATTTGGACAATGTTTCATCCATTTCTTTCACATCAAAACAGGAGACTTTTGATTTGCACAGACAGCTCAACATTAGAGAAAAGACCCTTTCACAGCTCTTGAATCCTCtggagaaaaaaaccaaacaaaaccaaactatTGTTGCTGCAATTCCAATGGCTGTCTCTGGTCCATTTACGGTTGTACTTTTTACACAGTTTGTGCAAGGACAGCTTTTCCGCCTACACCCATCACCAATAACTAAATCCAGAACCTACAGTCCTGCCTTTACTGCAGCTTCTCAGTCTCTCTGCCCTTGAGCATTGCCACTGGAGACATGGAGAAGTCAGCTGTTTGTATGTGGGGTAGAGGGAGTAGAAAGTTCTAGACACCAAAACCTACCAACAACAATAtctaacaaaccctgttgccgaGAACAAAACCCTGTTAATTTAGCATCTCTGGTTCTAGGATACAAATCAAACCCGTTCAGTCTCTACACCTTGAGTTCTGGCTTCTCACCTCCAGTTTGCTGAGGTCCTGTAGAAAAAGGTTCTTTGCAGGAGGCTCTTCTTGATGAGTCATCAGATTACCCTGCCTGAAAAATAAATCTCATTATTTGTACTACAGGAGCATAAAGAGACCTCAGAGAACAAGGTTGCACTGGGCACTCTACATGCATGTAGCAAGacagtccccccaccccaaagagcttacagtctagtaTCTACCTCACTAAATACAACCTGGCTCTTGAGTTGTGATAAGAACATTGATCTGTTATGGTAATTCCTAATTAATTACAATAGCCAACACTGCATGTTTCAGAAGACGATGCAAGAAACCACCTAGTGGACAATTCTAAGAATAACCTACCCAGAGGGGATGATTCCTTCTAAGCTACAAGAGCAGCAGAAAATTCtttgttcttcgagtgattgctcatatccattccagttaggtgtgcgtgcgccgcatgcatattcgtcggaagatttttaccctagcaacactcggtgggtaggctgggcgccccctggagtggcgccgctatggcgccggatatatacccctgccgacccaaccgccccctcagttccttcttaccgcccatgtcggtcgttggaacagtggagcgtggcttagctgatctccacctccctagcttctTGTAGTTCTTTCattgttattgtgtatatagttcaattttctttatttctacttagttttattagttctttaacgtagttattgtatatagttaagaggggttggggattagccctttcccctcacccgctGCCGGGGCCCATGCTCggttcaccaggtttcaaacccTGCTTGGCTTGTcgcaagccgatgccgacaggatatcctcacgactcctgccttaagtgcctgggggaatcccacctcgcagacaagtgccacatctgcaaggccttcaagccacggacgaaaaaggagcgggactttcgtctcaaacagctcctgatggaggcagcccttactcctccgccctcggcaccgagcgccaGACAGTCTGCACCGGGAAGAAGTGCATCTTCACGGTGCCGGTGCGCTCCAGTGCTGaaggcccctcggcaccaacCGTCGCTGGCCCAGAAACCTGcccggcaccgctctctctcCTTGCGGGTCAAGAGGCACAAGACTCCTGCGACGCCCGTGCCTATGTCGCAGTCAGAGCACCCGCCTAAGTCGGACCACCCGGCACCGACAACTTCAGCGCTGTTGATTCCGGCCTCGCAAGAgctgtcgagtccggtgcctgacagctccctggcatgcaccgtggttgagcttatcctTCCCTCCACGCTAGAGACATTCTCTATGGCAAGGGAGCTGATTGACCTGACAGACcctgcgctgcctcaacccctggtgTGGGTTATCCAATCAGTAGGCAAGCCTGCCCTCCTGAGACCATCCTCGCTCGGCACCTCTGAAAGGCACCCAACACAATCGAGGTCTCACCGGCATTCTCGGTCCTGTcaccgatcccggtcccgatgccgctcgcagtcccggtaccgctctccatctcGGTACTGGTCATACTCGTGGCACCGTTCGAGATCGTGCTCGCCAACCCAATACTCTCGACACcgatccagctcccggcaccgttcacGGCAC
The genomic region above belongs to Gopherus evgoodei ecotype Sinaloan lineage chromosome 24, rGopEvg1_v1.p, whole genome shotgun sequence and contains:
- the MSTO1 gene encoding protein misato homolog 1 isoform X1 → MFEAGGTPRAALTLQLGSYAGFVGAHWWNLQDAALRCESEVHEQECKVCPDVLYRAGRTLSGQETYTPRLILMDLKGSLNSLKQEGYLYGDMKIDTSVAWQGNLMTHQEEPPAKNLFLQDLSKLEGGMSSDGDFSPRALPLSKDVSQLPTQLHVSQKGHQLEGSVRVWSDYLRVRLHPRSIFMINQYNDDGESSQLEAFGQGESLLHDPTYLEELEDRLHFYVEECDYLQGFQILCDLNNGFSGVGAKVTELLHDEYSGRGILTWGLTPVIDNVGVSWKDFYRLMNTVLGIVHLSSHSSLFCPLSLNGSLGLKPEAPVTLPYVHYDASLNFHSSAILATAMDTFSVPYRLHSSQFSMVQLADAFNSSGRKVVAAGAAVPFPISYGQSLPDALCSYQLAVPWTPLSSCGEQKDSCCFAQSVVLRGIGKESHISNLPPGSQPKSALHVCETGEEVLGSYLHARCPGTFSTSYLLQGPCKVLAPYPQFFSALLNKQGFLLDKLPSCTTAVESIPVLTALQSSPTLHSALYSLYKELHRVDVRRWASFFSAGIELYDFQEALHELRTLSQCYKTSSDLDESEDEAD
- the MSTO1 gene encoding protein misato homolog 1 isoform X3 — protein: MFEAGGTPRAALTLQLGSYAGFVGAHWWNLQDAALRCESEVHEQECKVCPDVLYRAGRTLSGQETYTPRLILMDLKGSLNSLKQEGYLYGDMKIDTSVAWQGNLMTHQEEPPAKNLFLQDLSKLEGGMSSDGDFSPRALPLSKDVSQLPTQLHVSQKGHQLEGSVRVWSDYLRVRLHPRSIFMINQYNDDGESSQLEAFGQGESLLHDPTYLEELEDRLHFYVEECDYLQGFQILCDLNNGFSGVGAKVTELLHDEYSGRGILTWGLTPVIDNVGVSWKDFYRLMNTVLGIVHLSSHSSLFCPLSLNGSLGLKPEAPVTLPYVHYDASLNFHSSAILATAMDTFSVPYRLHSSQFSMVQLADAFNSSGRKVVAAGAAVPFPISYGQSLPDALCSYQLAVPWTPLSSCGEQKDSCCFAQSVVLRGIGKESHISNLPPGSQPKSALHVCETGEEVLGSYLHARCPGTFSC
- the MSTO1 gene encoding protein misato homolog 1 isoform X2, with product MFEAGGTPRAALTLQLGSYAGFVGAHWWNLQDAALRCESEVHEQECKVCPDVLYRAGRTLSGQETYTPRLILMDLKGSLNSLKQEGYLYGDMKIDTSVAWQGNLMTHQEEPPAKNLFLQDLSKLEGGMSSDGDFSPRALPLSKDVSQLPTQLHVSQKGHQLEGSVRVWSDYLRVRLHPRSIFMINQYNDDGESSQLEAFGQGESLLHDPTYLEELEDRLHFYVEECDYLQGFQILCDLNNGFSGVGAKVTELLHDEYSGRGILTWGLTPVIDNVGVSWKDFYRLMNTVLGIVHLSSHSSLFCPLSLNGSLGLKPEAPVTLPYVHYDASLNFHSSAILATAMDTFSVPYRLHSSQFSMVQLADAFNSSGRKVVAAGAAVPFPISYGQSLPDALCSYQLAVPWTPLSSCGEQKDSCCFAQSVVLRGIGKESHISNLPPGSQPKSALHVCETGEEVLGSYLHARCPGTFSTSYLLQGPCKVLAPYPQFFSALLNKQGFLLDKLPSCTTAVESIPVLTALQSSPTLHSALYSLYKELHRVDVRRWASFFSAGGQ